One window of Phalacrocorax carbo chromosome 1, bPhaCar2.1, whole genome shotgun sequence genomic DNA carries:
- the LOC104053008 gene encoding 2-oxoglutarate receptor 1: MASDRTGNFTALSGCGDPLTSCKDEDFLQLKSYLSILYSLIFLVCFPGNIVTIFIYLVKMKPWKSSTIIMLNLAITDLLYVATLPFFIHYSANGNNWIFGDFMCKFIHFCFYFNMYSGIIFLSCFSIFRFFVVVHPVKCFFVQKRRWAVVTSLVVWIISLAAISPLGILIATKHTQNRTICPDLAAAEDIDTSRWYNWLLTMFAFFLPLLTVTLCYVLIIYTLATGPHTQACYKQKARRLAVLLLVVFYVCFLPFHVFRGIRLELRVRPVSCHLKNMFLFMSLIAKPLAALNTFGNLLLYVVTGDNFQQAILSFLKFRTNKNLK; this comes from the coding sequence ATGGCATCTGATCGCACCGGCAATTTCACTGCTTTGTCAGGCTGCGGGGACCCATTGACAAGCTGCAAGGATGAAGATTTCTTACAGCTGAAATCCTATCTCTCCATCCTTTACAGCCTAATCTTCCTGGTCTGCTTCCCAGGGAACATTGTgacaatttttatttacttggtCAAGATGAAGccctggaaaagcagcaccaTCATTATGTTAAACCTGGCTATCACTGACCTATTGTATGTAGCCACACTTCCTTTCTTTATACACTACTCTGCTAATGGAAATAACTGGATTTTTGGAGACTTCATGTGCAAGTTTATTCACTTTTGTTTCTACTTCAACATGTACAGTGGCATTATCTTCCTCAGCTGCTTCAGCATCTTCCGCTTTTTTGTAGTTGTCCACCCagttaaatgcttttttgttcAAAAACGGAGATGGGCAGTGGTGACCAGCTTAGTAGTTTGGATTATTTCCCTGGCAGCCATCAGCCCCTTGGGCATCTTGATTGCTACGAAGCATACACAGAACAGGACGATCTGCCCGgacctggctgctgctgaggacaTTGACACTAGTCGGTGGTATAACTGGCTGCTGACCATGTTCGCCTTCTTCTTGCCCTTGCTGACAGTGACTCTGTGCTATGTACTAATTATTTACACCTTGGCTACTGGGCCCCACACGCAGGCTTGCTACAAACAAAAGGCTCGCCGACTTGCCGTCCTCCTTTTGGTGGTCTTCTATGTGTGCTTCCTCCCCTTCCATGTGTTTCGAGGGATTCGTCTGGAGCTTCGAGTACGACCAGTTAGCTGCCACTTGAAGAACATGTTCCTTTTTATGTCTCTTATAGCTAAACCTTTAGCAGCATTAAATACTTTTGGAAACTTACTGCTCTATGTAGTGACAGGAGACAACTTCCAGCAGGCGATCCTCTCGTTCCTCAAGTTTCGGACAAACAAGAACTTGAAGTAG